Proteins found in one Triticum urartu cultivar G1812 chromosome 4, Tu2.1, whole genome shotgun sequence genomic segment:
- the LOC125554597 gene encoding uncharacterized protein LOC125554597 — protein sequence MADEPDKDNLNQEPVESSAAASSSPSANGEPRTASCSSPSASGAPRTAAADAGEDELSSRPPPATLRVGSCTTLLQIREKPGDGDGSSGGTGGPSSAAAAAAYQKGKNLAIYSPPHPCSSSGSSSSCGAEVDSSVSRNAVSRWEDTEKQSFGRKERRITGAYVNWQTIPMNEALEHYYSDPVDQSMSGQGYLNVMNLQEAYSEFRPVRGDGDCFYRSFIFSYLEQVLDRQDTCEEDRVLDVIERVASRYAHLTWTSRFSVSRKVSSGLLHICFFSQINMFVRDDSLQVALYLIN from the exons ATGGCGGACGAACCGGACAAGGACAACCTAAACCAAGAACCGGTTGAGTCCAGCGCCGCCGCGTCCTCCTCGCCCTCCGCCAATGGGGAGCCGCGCACTGCGTCCTGCTCCTCGCCCTCCGCCAGTGGGGCGCCCCGCACCGCGGCAGccgatgccggagaggatgagctCTCCTCTCGGCCACCTCCCGCTACCCTGCGCGTCGGAAGCTGCACCACCCTGCTGCAAATCCGCGAGAAGCCCGGAGACGGAGACGGAAGCAGCGGTGGCACGGGCGGGCCGAGctccgcggcggcggcggcggcgtaccAAAAGGGCAAGAATCTCGCAATTTACTCCCCGCCACACCCCTGTTCGAGCTCTGGCAGCAGTTCTTCCTGCGGGGCCGAGGTCGACTCATCTGTCTCCAGGAACGCAGTTAGTCGATGGGAGGATACAGAGAAGCAG AGTTTTGGAAGAAAAGAAAGGAGGATAACTGGTGCATATGTGAATTGGCAG ACGATTCCAATGAATGAAGCTCTTGAGCATTATTACAGTGATCCAGTTGATCAGTCTATGTCAGGACAGGGTTATTTGAATGTGATGAACCTTCAGGAGGCCTACTCAGAATTTAGGCCAGTCCGTGGAGATGGAGATTGTTTCTACAGGAGCTTCATATTTTCCTACCTT GAGCAAGTTCTTGATAGGCAGGATACATGTGAGGAGGACCGTGTCCTTGATGTCATTGAAAGAGTAGCTAGTAGATATGCACATCTGACATGGACCTCCAGATTTTCTGTGAGCCGCAAAGTAAGCTCCGGCCTTCTACATATTTGTTTTTTCTCTCAGATAAACATGTTCGTAAGGGATGATTCTCTTCAAGTTGCACTATACTTGATTAACTGA